CCAGTGGTATACCCACCTTCATAAACAAGTCTCCAAAATTCAGAGAGTTGGTGAGAATCTAACTTTGCATTCCAGTTGCGGGTTCCACTTGGCATAAGGCCTGTATTTAAAGCATGGTCAGTATTTTGCTTAGCGGTAACCCATTCCAGATTTGATAAAGCATTATTTGCTTTATTTCCGTCAATGTGATTAACCTGCTCATAATGATTTGGATTGGGAATGAATGTTTGTGCCACCACTCGATGAACATACAAACGACGATTTTTACCATGAACCATGTATTTGATAAATTGATAGCCATGACCATTATCGTTAGATTCAATTAAACGATATTCACAAAACGTCATGTTTTTACGATCATAAGTACGACGTCGGGTTCGAATTCTCCCAAAATTGGATACTTCAAGGTGATTATCAGAAACGATTTGATGCCATATTTCACCGTTAAGATTTTTAAATTTGATTTCTCGATTAAACGTTTCTGCCACCAATATATGCAATTGACATTGTCTTACATGTCCATCACGACAAAGGCCATATACATAATGATTGGTACGCAAAGTTGGCTTTAGAAGTTTTTCAGTCACTGGATACCCATTGACCACTCTCGCAAGACTTTTAACTTGGCCTCGAATGTTAATTTGATACATTCCTTCATATCCTGGAATATCTTTCCACTCTTTATTCAAATTAATCCCTCCATCGAGTATTGATCATTCCAATAGTTCATTTGAGATCTAGTCATAATGTGCAAATCGATTAAATCTTGTTCTCCAAGCCGAATCGGTTTTACATGATGCTTTTTAAAAAAGCTGGCTGCTCCAATATCATGAAATTCCTTGTGATGTATTTCTGGACAAAGCGCCATAAAATATAACTTGCGATGGTCAACAACTTTACGACTTCTGCTTCCAACCGCCGTCCAATGGTGAATTTCCGCATGTCTACCACAGATAATACATTCTCGATGTCGCAAACATTGGAGCGCCAAGTGCGGTGAAGTTGGAATGGCATCCCATGTCTTCGTTTTGAACGGAATCCCATTCTCAAAACAGAAGTCGAGTATAAAGGTCAGGAACTTATTTGCTTGATCCATACTGCAATCACTCATTGAGAAGCTCTCTGCACCCGTTTTGGCGTAGTAGAAGTATTTCATCCACTGTTCCATGTCTCGGATGTCATAGCCGGTATACATCGCCATATCCCGTAGCATGGCAAAGATCTTATTACGCTGGTCTGGTGAGATCTGGCGACCATCATCAAGCTGCAACTCAATCGTTGGTTGCTTGTTAGCGGCAAACTTTTGTAGTCGATATATATTCAGTTCATCATCGAGCTTGATTGTTATCTCGTCACCCTTGATTGCTTTGAGCTTGCCAAACATCTAAACACCTCGTCACTAACATTTTTGTGAATCACGACTGTATCGGATAAACTCCAAATCAGAATGGCAAATCATCGCCTGTGATATCAATCGAATCACCAGAATTAG
Above is a genomic segment from Lentilactobacillus buchneri containing:
- a CDS encoding NUMOD4 domain-containing protein; translation: MNKEWKDIPGYEGMYQINIRGQVKSLARVVNGYPVTEKLLKPTLRTNHYVYGLCRDGHVRQCQLHILVAETFNREIKFKNLNGEIWHQIVSDNHLEVSNFGRIRTRRRTYDRKNMTFCEYRLIESNDNGHGYQFIKYMVHGKNRRLYVHRVVAQTFIPNPNHYEQVNHIDGNKANNALSNLEWVTAKQNTDHALNTGLMPSGTRNWNAKLDSHQLSEFWRLVYEGGYTTGKLMKHFGLNRHSVLNILNHKTYIREGVAND
- a CDS encoding putative HNHc nuclease, encoding MFGKLKAIKGDEITIKLDDELNIYRLQKFAANKQPTIELQLDDGRQISPDQRNKIFAMLRDMAMYTGYDIRDMEQWMKYFYYAKTGAESFSMSDCSMDQANKFLTFILDFCFENGIPFKTKTWDAIPTSPHLALQCLRHRECIICGRHAEIHHWTAVGSRSRKVVDHRKLYFMALCPEIHHKEFHDIGAASFFKKHHVKPIRLGEQDLIDLHIMTRSQMNYWNDQYSMEGLI